AGCGGCCCTGAGCGACGAGTACCGGACCGTCGCCTACGACGTGCGGGGTCACGGCCGGACCGGCGGGTCGGCGCGCAGGCGGTACTCCGTGGACCTCCTCGCGTCGGACCTCGACGCGCTCGTCAGGGCCTTGGACCTCGAAAAGCCGGTCGTCTGCGGCCTCTCGACCGGTGGGTGCATCGCGCAAGTCTACGCCGCGGCCTACCCCGAAGAGTTGTCGGGACTGGTCCTCGCCGACACGTTCGGCACCGAACTCCTCGACTGGCGCGAGTGGCTTCAGCGGTCGGTCCTACTTCAGGCCGCCATCCCGCCGGTCAGACTCCTCGGCTACCCGCGCGTCGAGAAAGCGATGGTCTGGCTTCAGGAGCAGGTGCAGGGCGAGGCCGTCAGCGGCGACTACGAGGCCATAGAGCGACTGCGCGACGAGGGACCCGAGATGGAGACCGACGAGTTCGTCAAGGTGATTCGCGCCCTCGTGGCCTTCAGCGAGGCGGAAATCGACTACTCCGCCATCGCCGCCCCGACGCTCGTGCTGTACGGCGAACACGAACCCGGATTCGTTCGGCGTCACGCACCGAGATTGGGCGCTCGAATCCCGAACGCAACCGTTCGGGAGGTTCCGGATGCCGGCCACGCCTCGAATCTCGACAATCCGGCGTTCTTCACCGCGGCGCTCCGGGGCTTCCTCGCAGAGTGGGCATCCCGCGGCGAAACGTCCGACGGTGAGGAGACCCGCAGCGAAGAGACCAATACCGACTAGTCAGCGTAGGTCCGCCCGCCGGGGACGATTGCGTCGAAGAATCCCCGGAAGATTCCCACCGCGAGGTCGAGGAGCAACGGAACGAGCGGGACGACGACGATGAGCGCGACGAACGCACCGGCGACGATTGCGGCGACTTCGAGCGCGGTCGTTGGCTTCGGAAGGGCCATAGCGTCGCTAACGGCCCCGGTGGTAAAAACAGTAGCGCGACACGTTCGAGAAAGACGAAACGAATCTCGGCGGGCAACAACCCCTAAGGACGTGTGCGGACTACTACGTTGGGAATGACGCTCGATGCATCCGGCGACCTCGACTCGCCAGACGACCTGTTCGAGTACAAGCTAAGGGGAATCTACTACGGGGAGCGACAACTGGCCGACCTGTTGGACGAACTTCAGACCAGCGCGACCGACTCGGACCTCGTGGACGACTTCGCCAGCCACCGCGACGAGACCCGAGAACACGTCGCACGCCTCGAACGCGCCTTCGACGTGCTGGGCCTCGAACCCCACGAGCGGACCGTCCCGACCTTCGACGCGCTCGCCGAGGAGAAGCGCGCCGCAGACACCGACGCCATCAACAACGCGGTCCAGAACTCCCTCTACAACCACGTCGGTCGGAAGGCCGAGCGCCTCGAAATCACGGAGTACGAGGGCCTGTTGGAACTCGCCGACGCTATCGACGTGGACGGCGAAGCCGTGCGCCTCTTGGAACAGAACCGAGACGAGGACGAGGAGGCCCTCGACGACCTCGAATCGGTCTCGGAGGGCGGCGAGTTCCAGTCGTTCACGGACAGACTGTTTTAAAATCGGATTCGGCCCGCCCTACTCGTCGCCGAACTCGGACCCACAGTTGCCGCAGGCCATGCTCGCGGAGGGAAGCGAGCGTTGGGGCGTGACCAGTCCGCACTCGTCGCAGATGCCGAACAGGCGTTTCTCGGGGTCGATGCCGCTGACGAACTCCATCCGCACCCACGCCTCGGAGTCGCGCTCGTCGTAAATCTCGACGCCGCCGTCGGTTCGCTTCCAGTTTATCGGGTCGGCGTTTTGCTCCCGTCGCTCCAGTCGTTCGCTCATCGCGTGGTCGAAGGGCGAGCAGTAACTATCATAAAAGTTCCGTAATAATTTTTACTACAGGTCCAGTAAAACTCCGGACAGCGCGGAAGCGCGGAGCGAGCGCCGAGAGAGAAAACGACTTATCTGGCAGGGGCGGAGTACGACCGTGAAACGGATTCAACTCGGGAACACTGTCTTCGAGGGCGAGAACGACGTGTACCTGTTCGGTGCGGACGCCGATACGAAATCGACTGCAATCGTGGACACCGGCGTCGCCACCGACGAGGGCCGAGACCAACTCCGCGAGGGCCTCGCGGAGTACGGCGTCGAGTTCGCCGACGTGGATGCCATCTTCCTCACGCACTGGCACCACGACCACACCGGCCTCGCCGGGGAGATTCAGGCCGAGAGCGGTGCAACGGTCTACGTCCACGAGGAC
This genomic window from Halorussus lipolyticus contains:
- a CDS encoding alpha/beta fold hydrolase → MATVRTNDIRTYYEEDGTGPPVVFVHGAILDHSQWYPQTAALSDEYRTVAYDVRGHGRTGGSARRRYSVDLLASDLDALVRALDLEKPVVCGLSTGGCIAQVYAAAYPEELSGLVLADTFGTELLDWREWLQRSVLLQAAIPPVRLLGYPRVEKAMVWLQEQVQGEAVSGDYEAIERLRDEGPEMETDEFVKVIRALVAFSEAEIDYSAIAAPTLVLYGEHEPGFVRRHAPRLGARIPNATVREVPDAGHASNLDNPAFFTAALRGFLAEWASRGETSDGEETRSEETNTD
- a CDS encoding ferritin-like domain-containing protein, encoding MTLDASGDLDSPDDLFEYKLRGIYYGERQLADLLDELQTSATDSDLVDDFASHRDETREHVARLERAFDVLGLEPHERTVPTFDALAEEKRAADTDAINNAVQNSLYNHVGRKAERLEITEYEGLLELADAIDVDGEAVRLLEQNRDEDEEALDDLESVSEGGEFQSFTDRLF